In one window of Rhodobium gokarnense DNA:
- a CDS encoding DUF302 domain-containing protein gives MSYHISRTVTGDFDDVVARTREELSKEGFGVLTEIDVKATLKKKLDADFRPYLILGACNPPLAHRALTAEDKLGVLLPCNVVVQDKGSEGIEISAMDPAAAMSMIDSAEVGEVARIVRDKMEKVVNAV, from the coding sequence ATGAGCTACCACATCAGCCGCACGGTCACCGGCGACTTCGACGACGTCGTCGCCAGGACCCGCGAGGAGCTTTCCAAGGAAGGCTTCGGGGTGCTGACCGAGATCGACGTCAAGGCGACGCTGAAGAAGAAGCTCGACGCCGACTTCCGGCCGTACCTCATCCTCGGCGCCTGCAACCCGCCGCTTGCCCATCGCGCGCTTACCGCCGAGGACAAGCTCGGCGTCCTTTTGCCCTGCAACGTCGTCGTCCAGGACAAGGGCTCCGAGGGCATCGAGATTTCCGCCATGGACCCGGCTGCGGCCATGAGCATGATCGATTCCGCCGAAGTCGGCGAGGTCGCCCGCATCGTCCGCGACAAGATGGAAAAGGTCGTCAACGCGGTCTGA
- a CDS encoding Trm112 family protein: MTEASPSAPAHKLDRKLLEILVCPVTKTTLEYDAEHQELISRAAKLAYPIRDGIPIMLPEEARELEI, encoded by the coding sequence ATGACCGAGGCTTCTCCGTCCGCACCTGCTCACAAGCTCGACCGCAAGCTCTTGGAAATCCTGGTCTGTCCGGTGACCAAGACGACGCTGGAATACGACGCCGAGCACCAGGAACTGATCAGCCGCGCCGCCAAGCTCGCCTACCCGATCCGCGACGGCATCCCGATCATGCTGCCGGAAGAGGCGCGGGAACTGGAAATCTAG
- a CDS encoding LON peptidase substrate-binding domain-containing protein: MLAGNARYDGPGDLPTEIPIFPLTGALLLPRGRMPLNIFEPRYVQMIDDCLAGSRVIGMVQPDLTLDDATVDPVPALCQIGCAGRLVAFQESGDGRYLVTLTGIVRFAIDREVETDKPYRMCRISTEPFMSDYTPHLGEDAVDRNALLDTFRAYLDANNLDTDWDSLDKASNEALVNALAMMSPYGPAEKQALLEAPDLKSRAETLIAITEIDLARNGDDNVSRLQ, encoded by the coding sequence ATGCTTGCTGGCAACGCGCGATATGACGGTCCCGGCGACCTGCCGACGGAAATCCCGATTTTTCCGTTGACCGGTGCGCTGCTCCTGCCGCGCGGACGGATGCCGCTCAACATTTTCGAGCCGCGCTACGTCCAGATGATCGACGACTGCCTTGCGGGATCCCGCGTCATCGGCATGGTCCAGCCCGACCTGACGCTGGACGACGCGACGGTCGATCCGGTTCCGGCGCTGTGCCAGATCGGCTGCGCCGGTCGGCTCGTCGCCTTTCAGGAAAGCGGCGACGGGCGCTATCTGGTGACGCTGACCGGCATCGTCCGCTTCGCCATCGATCGGGAGGTCGAGACGGACAAGCCCTACCGGATGTGTCGCATCAGCACCGAGCCGTTCATGTCGGACTATACGCCGCACCTCGGCGAGGACGCGGTCGACCGCAATGCCCTTCTCGACACCTTCCGGGCCTATCTCGACGCCAACAACCTCGACACCGACTGGGACAGCCTCGACAAGGCCTCCAACGAGGCGCTGGTCAACGCGTTGGCGATGATGAGCCCCTACGGACCGGCAGAAAAACAGGCGCTGCTGGAGGCGCCTGACCTCAAGAGCCGGGCCGAGACGCTGATCGCGATCACCGAGATCGACCTGGCCCGAAACGGCGATGACAACGTCTCGCGGCTGCAATAA
- the trxA gene encoding thioredoxin, with the protein MSHPDFIIGGNGTSGGAAAGGVAKDTTTQTFMADVIEASAEVPVLVDFWAPWCGPCKQLAPALEKVVAETKGRVKLVKMNIDNHPEVAGQLGIQSIPAVIAFKDGKPLDGFMGALPESQIRQFVDKIAGPAEETGIDQALEAAAAAREDKDWGGAAQLYAAVLQEESDNVVALAGLSQCYAATGDLERARQTLAMVPDSKAGDPAVASARAAVELAEQAEKLGDPSELEERLSKDPDDHQARFDLALLLNAHNARSAAVDHLVQIVRRDRTWNEEAARKQLLQFFEAWGAKDPASAEGRRKLSAVLFS; encoded by the coding sequence ATGAGCCACCCGGATTTCATCATCGGCGGCAACGGCACGTCCGGCGGCGCGGCCGCCGGCGGCGTCGCCAAGGACACCACCACCCAGACCTTCATGGCCGACGTCATCGAGGCTTCGGCCGAGGTGCCCGTGCTGGTCGATTTCTGGGCGCCCTGGTGCGGCCCCTGCAAGCAGCTCGCTCCGGCCCTTGAAAAGGTCGTCGCCGAGACGAAGGGCCGGGTGAAGCTGGTCAAGATGAACATCGACAACCACCCGGAAGTCGCCGGCCAGCTCGGCATCCAGTCGATCCCGGCGGTCATCGCCTTCAAGGACGGCAAGCCCCTCGACGGCTTCATGGGTGCGCTGCCGGAAAGCCAGATTCGCCAGTTCGTCGACAAGATCGCCGGCCCGGCCGAGGAAACCGGCATCGACCAGGCGCTGGAAGCGGCTGCCGCGGCCCGCGAGGACAAGGACTGGGGCGGCGCGGCCCAGCTCTACGCCGCCGTCCTTCAGGAAGAGTCCGACAACGTCGTCGCGCTCGCCGGCCTCTCCCAGTGCTATGCGGCCACCGGCGACCTGGAGCGCGCCCGCCAGACGCTCGCCATGGTGCCGGATTCCAAGGCCGGCGATCCGGCCGTCGCCTCCGCCCGCGCCGCCGTGGAGCTTGCTGAACAGGCCGAAAAGCTCGGCGATCCGAGCGAGCTGGAAGAGCGGCTGTCGAAGGACCCGGACGACCATCAGGCCCGCTTCGACCTAGCGCTCCTGCTCAACGCCCACAATGCCCGCAGCGCCGCGGTCGACCATCTGGTGCAGATTGTCCGCCGCGACCGGACCTGGAACGAGGAGGCCGCCCGCAAGCAGCTTCTGCAGTTTTTCGAGGCCTGGGGAGCGAAGGATCCCGCCTCGGCGGAAGGTCGCCGCAAGCTTTCCGCCGTTCTCTTCTCGTGA
- a CDS encoding prolyl-tRNA synthetase associated domain-containing protein: MPEQTRATPDDLFQFLSGEGIAVTTVEHPPLFTVEESRRLRGEIAGGHSKNLFLKDKKGNIFLVVALEDATIDLKQIHGLIGASGRVSFGKAELLVEVLGVEPGAVTPFGLFNDRTTHRVQPVFDARMMQEEVLNFHPLINTATTTIARDDLLKFARACGHDPRVLAVSEESVAAGL, translated from the coding sequence ATGCCGGAACAGACACGAGCCACCCCCGACGATCTCTTTCAGTTCCTGTCAGGTGAGGGAATCGCGGTGACGACCGTGGAGCACCCGCCGCTCTTCACGGTGGAGGAATCCCGGCGCCTGCGCGGCGAGATCGCCGGCGGCCACAGCAAGAACCTGTTCCTGAAGGACAAGAAGGGCAACATCTTCCTCGTCGTCGCCCTGGAAGATGCCACCATCGACCTGAAGCAGATCCATGGCCTGATCGGCGCCAGCGGCCGGGTCAGCTTCGGCAAGGCCGAACTCCTCGTCGAGGTCCTCGGCGTCGAGCCGGGCGCCGTCACCCCCTTCGGCCTCTTCAACGACCGCACGACGCACCGCGTCCAGCCCGTGTTCGACGCACGGATGATGCAGGAAGAGGTCCTCAACTTCCATCCGCTGATCAATACCGCCACCACGACCATCGCGCGGGACGATCTGTTGAAATTCGCCCGCGCCTGCGGCCATGATCCCCGCGTCCTGGCGGTGTCGGAAGAATCCGTCGCCGCGGGTTTGTAA
- a CDS encoding outer membrane protein, whose amino-acid sequence MSYRSVFLALAVAGAGIAPATAADLYTPPPPEPVFQPAPPVSALRSGFYVGVNAGLMRGTYDVTVVTLPDPPYSGYGALVGVQAGYDHYMDGFMLGVEADMGLSSLHHDTIDVFGAKNSSDMLWLSTLRGRIGAPVSNDFLIYATGGLAIAEMRMERGPDSLGRAPGHESNIHYGWTAGAGAEFAITDNVMLRGEYLYVDLSEERYNVARGLPQIDNTYSGHLIRTALSYKFN is encoded by the coding sequence ATGTCGTATCGCAGTGTCTTTCTTGCCCTTGCCGTCGCCGGCGCGGGCATCGCCCCGGCGACAGCCGCCGATCTCTACACGCCGCCGCCGCCGGAGCCGGTGTTTCAGCCGGCGCCGCCCGTCTCGGCCCTGCGCTCCGGCTTCTATGTCGGCGTCAATGCCGGCCTGATGCGCGGCACCTACGACGTCACCGTGGTGACGCTGCCGGACCCGCCCTATTCGGGCTATGGCGCCCTCGTCGGCGTGCAGGCCGGCTATGACCACTACATGGACGGTTTCATGCTCGGCGTGGAAGCGGACATGGGCCTCAGCAGCCTGCACCACGACACCATCGACGTCTTCGGTGCCAAGAATTCCAGCGACATGCTGTGGCTGTCGACCCTGCGCGGCCGCATCGGCGCGCCGGTCTCCAACGATTTCCTGATCTACGCCACCGGCGGTCTGGCGATTGCGGAGATGCGCATGGAGCGCGGCCCCGACAGTCTCGGCCGGGCGCCGGGCCACGAGAGCAACATCCATTACGGCTGGACGGCCGGTGCCGGCGCCGAATTCGCCATCACCGACAACGTCATGCTGCGCGGCGAGTATCTCTACGTCGACCTCAGCGAGGAACGCTACAACGTCGCCCGCGGCCTGCCGCAGATCGACAACACCTATAGCGGCCATCTGATCCGCACGGCCCTCAGCTACAAGTTCAACTGA
- a CDS encoding RNA polymerase sigma factor — protein MIHLNPETVLAAREGDRAALEEIVRAAERPVYNLALRMLANPADAEDASQEILIKIVTHLGSLREVEAAGGWALRVACRHLVHERRRGRVEAMRLTFDAFAEDLADGAAPAHESGLSGAELSLAIKEVKIGCTLAMLVCLGRDLRIAYVLGDVFELTETEAAAVLEIAPATYRQRLKRARDRVTAFVARTCGIANDKAACRCDRRTTPALAQGRITRGKAAFGATVHGSDDIRDVQDQIRRLDQGRRAAALMRSNPDFPSEIGKLTLQVLDRMHDGDAMTGFGKT, from the coding sequence ATGATCCACCTCAATCCCGAAACGGTACTGGCGGCGCGGGAGGGAGACCGCGCCGCCCTGGAAGAGATCGTGCGTGCCGCCGAGCGTCCCGTCTACAATCTGGCGCTGCGCATGCTGGCGAACCCCGCGGATGCCGAAGACGCGAGCCAGGAGATCCTGATCAAGATCGTCACCCATCTGGGCAGCCTGCGTGAGGTCGAAGCCGCCGGCGGCTGGGCCCTGCGGGTGGCCTGCCGGCATCTCGTGCATGAGCGCCGCCGCGGCCGGGTCGAGGCGATGCGCCTGACGTTCGACGCCTTCGCCGAGGATCTGGCCGATGGCGCTGCGCCGGCGCACGAAAGCGGCCTGAGCGGGGCAGAGCTCTCGCTGGCGATCAAGGAGGTCAAGATCGGTTGTACGCTGGCCATGCTGGTCTGCCTCGGCCGCGATCTGCGGATCGCCTATGTCCTGGGGGATGTGTTCGAGCTGACCGAAACCGAGGCGGCCGCCGTGCTGGAGATCGCGCCCGCGACCTATCGCCAGCGCCTGAAACGGGCCCGCGACAGGGTAACCGCCTTTGTCGCCCGGACCTGCGGCATCGCCAACGACAAAGCGGCATGTCGTTGCGATCGCCGGACAACCCCCGCGCTTGCCCAGGGCCGGATCACCCGCGGCAAGGCCGCATTCGGCGCCACGGTTCACGGGTCCGACGACATCCGGGATGTGCAGGACCAGATTCGAAGGCTGGACCAGGGCCGCCGCGCCGCGGCGCTCATGCGGTCGAACCCGGATTTCCCGTCAGAAATCGGAAAGCTGACCTTGCAGGTGCTGGACCGGATGCACGATGGGGACGCGATGACGGGGTTCGGTAAGACCTGA
- a CDS encoding SRPBCC family protein: MKTFDVQSVSIDKPAAAVFDFVATPANLPKWTNAFRRADTESADLVTPNGVAPIGLKTVADRDSGTVDWHMTFPDGSEGTAFSRVTPNGAAGAIYSFVLMAPPVPLEMLEGALDDQIRILARELVALKGQLEG; the protein is encoded by the coding sequence ATGAAGACCTTCGACGTTCAATCCGTGTCCATCGACAAACCGGCTGCCGCCGTGTTCGACTTTGTCGCGACGCCGGCCAATCTGCCGAAATGGACCAATGCCTTCCGCCGCGCCGATACCGAAAGCGCCGATCTGGTGACGCCGAACGGTGTCGCGCCCATCGGGCTGAAAACCGTCGCCGACCGGGACAGCGGCACGGTTGACTGGCACATGACCTTTCCCGACGGATCCGAGGGCACGGCGTTTTCGCGCGTCACCCCCAACGGCGCAGCGGGCGCGATCTATTCCTTCGTCCTGATGGCGCCGCCCGTGCCTCTCGAAATGCTGGAGGGCGCGCTAGATGACCAGATACGGATTCTGGCGCGGGAACTGGTCGCCTTGAAAGGGCAGTTGGAGGGATGA
- a CDS encoding TetR/AcrR family transcriptional regulator: MKRAKAYDREKALDAALELFWLKGYHATSLKDLEGTLGMKPGSIYAAFKSKEALYLASLERYARRFRDTMRQQVAEANSPLAALADLLRAFARPAGGDGAGRACMLLKTLLDATADDAAIAASARRYLDDMKAEIAGFFTRARDRGELPPDADVRHLALRYQADLMALRIEAHRGTDPGDLAALAESMAQDIERLRTRDPALAASRAC, translated from the coding sequence ATGAAACGGGCCAAGGCATATGACCGCGAGAAGGCGCTGGACGCGGCGCTCGAACTGTTCTGGCTGAAGGGGTATCACGCCACGTCGCTGAAGGATCTTGAAGGGACGCTGGGCATGAAGCCCGGCAGCATCTATGCCGCCTTCAAGAGCAAGGAGGCGCTCTATCTGGCGAGCCTCGAGCGCTATGCCCGTCGCTTTCGGGACACGATGCGGCAGCAGGTCGCCGAGGCAAACTCGCCGCTTGCGGCGCTGGCCGACCTGCTGCGCGCCTTCGCTCGGCCCGCGGGAGGCGATGGCGCCGGACGGGCGTGCATGCTGCTCAAGACCCTTCTCGACGCTACCGCCGACGATGCCGCCATCGCCGCCAGTGCGCGACGTTATCTCGACGACATGAAAGCCGAGATCGCCGGGTTTTTCACCCGGGCCCGGGACCGCGGCGAGTTGCCCCCGGATGCCGACGTCAGGCATCTGGCGCTACGTTATCAGGCGGACCTGATGGCGCTGAGGATTGAAGCCCACCGTGGGACCGACCCAGGCGATCTGGCCGCGCTGGCGGAGAGCATGGCGCAGGACATCGAGCGCCTGAGGACGCGCGATCCCGCCTTGGCCGCCTCCAGGGCCTGTTGA
- a CDS encoding carboxymuconolactone decarboxylase family protein translates to MTDFTLHDMDSAPDASKPLLTKSQALFGMIPGLHAVMAEAPALLETYQLAHKLFQETSFDKDEQTVVWQTVNVENECHYCVPAHTGIAKSMAVDDTITDALRNKTPLPNARLEALRTFTLKVMHQHGNLSDSDFEAFFAAGFTKRQVLEVILGYAQKVMSNYTNHVAKTPVDRPFRKFAWSPADKAA, encoded by the coding sequence ATGACCGATTTCACCCTGCACGACATGGACAGCGCTCCCGACGCGTCCAAGCCGCTCCTGACCAAGTCTCAGGCCCTCTTCGGCATGATTCCCGGCCTGCATGCGGTCATGGCAGAAGCCCCGGCGCTGCTTGAGACCTACCAGCTTGCCCACAAGCTGTTCCAGGAGACGAGCTTCGACAAGGATGAGCAGACGGTCGTCTGGCAGACCGTCAACGTTGAAAACGAATGCCATTATTGCGTCCCTGCGCATACCGGCATCGCCAAATCCATGGCTGTCGACGACACGATCACGGACGCGTTGCGCAACAAGACGCCATTGCCCAACGCGCGCCTCGAGGCGTTGCGTACCTTCACGCTCAAGGTCATGCATCAGCACGGCAACCTGTCGGATTCCGACTTTGAGGCCTTCTTCGCCGCAGGTTTTACCAAGCGCCAGGTTCTCGAGGTGATCCTGGGCTACGCCCAGAAGGTCATGTCGAACTACACCAACCACGTTGCCAAGACGCCGGTAGACAGGCCCTTCCGGAAGTTCGCCTGGTCGCCCGCCGACAAAGCCGCCTGA
- a CDS encoding MaoC family dehydratase has translation MTKTNPGNYFEDFQIGQVIRHATPRTIAAGDQALYTALYGTRFAVQSSDAFARDLNYAHAPIDDLLVFHVVFGKTVPDISLNAVANLGYAGCRFLAPVYPRDTLSAVSEVVGLKENSNGKTGVVYVRSTGYKSDGTEVLDYVRWVMVRKRDAGVPAPDPVIPELPKALAADALGDAVPLLDIEAWDDDLSGSPHHFEAYEVGEKIDHVDGMTVEEAEHQLATRLYQNTAKVHFNQYSEGKGRFGKRLIYGGHVISLARALSFNGLGNAFHIAAINAGRHVAPLFAGDTVFAWSEVLDTATLPGREDVGALRLRTVATKDRPCTDFPLKDSEGNYVEGVILDLDYWALIPR, from the coding sequence ATGACCAAGACCAACCCGGGCAACTATTTCGAGGATTTCCAGATCGGCCAGGTGATCCGGCACGCGACGCCGCGCACCATCGCCGCCGGCGACCAGGCGCTCTATACCGCGCTCTACGGCACCCGCTTCGCCGTCCAGTCGTCGGACGCCTTTGCCCGCGACCTCAACTACGCCCACGCGCCGATCGACGACCTCCTCGTCTTCCACGTGGTCTTCGGCAAGACCGTGCCGGACATCTCGCTGAACGCCGTCGCCAATCTCGGCTATGCCGGCTGCCGGTTCCTGGCGCCGGTCTATCCCCGCGACACGCTGTCCGCCGTCTCCGAGGTCGTCGGCCTGAAGGAGAACTCCAACGGCAAGACGGGCGTCGTCTATGTGCGCTCCACCGGCTACAAGTCCGACGGCACAGAGGTCCTCGACTATGTGCGCTGGGTCATGGTCCGCAAGCGCGATGCCGGCGTCCCGGCGCCCGATCCGGTGATCCCCGAACTGCCGAAGGCGCTCGCCGCGGACGCGCTCGGCGATGCCGTGCCGCTCCTCGATATCGAGGCCTGGGACGACGACCTTTCCGGCAGTCCTCACCATTTCGAGGCCTATGAGGTCGGCGAGAAGATCGACCATGTGGACGGCATGACCGTGGAGGAGGCCGAGCACCAGCTCGCCACCCGCCTCTACCAGAACACCGCCAAGGTCCATTTCAACCAGTACAGCGAGGGCAAGGGCCGCTTCGGCAAGCGCCTCATCTATGGCGGCCACGTCATTTCGCTCGCCCGCGCGCTCTCCTTCAACGGCCTCGGCAACGCCTTCCACATCGCCGCCATCAATGCCGGCCGGCACGTCGCCCCGCTGTTCGCCGGCGACACGGTATTCGCCTGGTCCGAAGTGCTCGACACGGCAACTCTGCCCGGCCGCGAGGACGTCGGCGCCTTGAGGCTGCGCACCGTAGCGACCAAGGACCGGCCGTGCACCGACTTCCCGCTGAAGGATTCTGAAGGCAACTACGTCGAGGGCGTCATCCTCGACCTCGATTATTGGGCGCTGATTCCGCGGTAG